Genomic window (Actinomycetota bacterium):
GGCGAGGTCGGAAGCGGCGGCTGCCGTTGTAAGCATGATTACCGTCAGATCAGCGGTCTTCGGTGTAGCGCGGATGATCTCGAGCACCTCAAAGCCGCTGAGCTTGGGCATTACAAGATCGAGGAGCACCAGATCCGGCCGCTGGGCCTCGATGACCCGCAACGTGTCCTCGCCGTCTACCGCCTCGATCAGTGTGCATCCAAGAGGTTGAAGTGCAACGCTGACCAGTCGTCTGATGAATGTGTTGTCATCGGCGATAAGTATCGTTTTGTTTTGCATCGCGGGTACGTCCATCCCCAGCGGACAGGTTTTTCCGAAGCGCCCCTTCAAATAGTTATTCCACCTTGGTCGCTGGATTCCTGTAGATTGCCGCTCTTGGAATTCATGGGACGAAAGATCGATGTTTGGTGCAGGGGTAAAGGCGTCTGCGTCGAAATTAATTTTGATAGG
Coding sequences:
- a CDS encoding response regulator → MQNKTILIADDNTFIRRLVSVALQPLGCTLIEAVDGEDTLRVIEAQRPDLVLLDLVMPKLSGFEVLEIIRATPKTADLTVIMLTTAAAASDLA